The following coding sequences lie in one Synechococcus sp. PCC 7336 genomic window:
- a CDS encoding HAD-IIB family hydrolase, which yields MPNQSDASVQLLPLSQAETSWRRSIRLLATDMDGTLTQAGRLDSSLINALEILVSRGIQVLLVTGRSAGWVSGLKTYLPLAGAIAENGGIYYHGGQEDTGRLLTPIANRAAHRDKLRAIFRLLQQEFPYLVESSDNAFRLTDWTFENRHIKPQELDRMRVLCHREGWGFTYSSIQCHIKPLAQEKGAAVLQVAKELYGELSAEQIVTVGDSPNDESLFCSNAFPHSVGVANILHYTGAMACYPAYVTAAAEGAGFCELSDWLLEY from the coding sequence GTGCCCAATCAGTCAGATGCATCGGTTCAATTGTTACCTTTATCGCAGGCAGAGACGTCGTGGCGGAGATCGATTCGCTTATTGGCGACCGATATGGACGGTACCCTCACCCAGGCAGGGCGCTTGGACTCATCTTTAATCAATGCCTTAGAAATTCTAGTGTCTAGGGGAATTCAAGTGCTGTTGGTCACCGGTCGGTCGGCGGGTTGGGTGAGTGGGTTAAAAACTTACCTTCCCCTGGCTGGGGCGATCGCTGAAAATGGCGGAATTTACTATCACGGCGGTCAGGAGGATACCGGTCGCTTACTGACGCCGATCGCCAATCGAGCTGCCCATCGAGACAAACTTCGGGCCATTTTCCGACTACTGCAACAGGAGTTTCCCTATTTAGTGGAATCGTCCGATAACGCTTTCCGGTTGACCGATTGGACATTCGAGAATCGCCACATCAAACCTCAAGAGCTCGATCGAATGCGGGTTTTGTGCCATCGGGAGGGATGGGGGTTTACCTATAGCTCGATTCAATGTCATATCAAGCCACTAGCGCAGGAAAAAGGGGCAGCTGTGCTGCAAGTGGCGAAGGAGTTATACGGCGAGCTGTCTGCCGAGCAAATCGTGACGGTGGGAGATAGTCCCAATGACGAAAGCTTATTCTGCTCGAATGCGTTTCCCCATTCAGTGGGTGTAGCCAATATTTTGCACTATACGGGCGCGATGGCGTGCTATCCCGCCTACGTGACTGCTGCTGCTGAAGGGGCAGGATTTTGCGAGTTGTCAGATTGGCTGTTGGAGTATTGA
- a CDS encoding MFS transporter has protein sequence MPRNRKTFEQQSLKLPVVLAAGSLTTMAGGVVAPVIPDVVQQLAIDPVLAGNLVSMHCLTIAVLSPPLGILADKIGPLNVLLPALVFYALFGAAGALMPSFWPLLATRALLGVASGGIAAGSLGLLGSIYEGEARSKAIAYAASILTITGIVFPLLGGWVGSFNWQFAFYLYGLALPLALLALYTFERKVPPHAIKAGSNEGLRGVLGRAEIQKLLLTLSLASVAMYAVVIYAPLYLRETLAIGTTLNGVALASRAVGAALVSAFGAKRLAKKWGKARATALGFGLMAVTLWTIPILSLYRWILLAAVLFGAGFGLVLPNLYDTLANLAPDKLRSSVLAAGTGAGFLGQFLSPILLGPVLAVGGLEWTFYAAGGVAIAAGFLLFVPATST, from the coding sequence ATGCCGAGAAATCGCAAAACCTTCGAGCAACAATCCCTCAAACTCCCCGTTGTCTTGGCGGCAGGATCCCTCACAACGATGGCAGGGGGCGTGGTGGCACCGGTTATACCAGACGTCGTGCAGCAATTGGCCATCGATCCAGTCCTGGCAGGCAATCTCGTCAGTATGCATTGCCTGACAATCGCGGTCCTCAGTCCGCCATTGGGGATCTTGGCAGATAAAATCGGGCCGCTGAACGTCTTGCTCCCCGCTCTCGTCTTCTATGCCCTATTTGGAGCGGCGGGAGCTTTGATGCCGAGTTTTTGGCCGTTATTGGCGACGCGAGCTCTGCTTGGGGTCGCCAGCGGCGGGATTGCGGCAGGTAGCTTGGGGTTACTGGGGTCGATCTACGAGGGGGAAGCGCGATCGAAGGCGATCGCCTATGCAGCCAGTATCTTAACCATCACAGGAATTGTCTTTCCGCTATTGGGAGGCTGGGTCGGTTCGTTCAACTGGCAGTTTGCCTTCTATCTTTACGGGCTGGCGCTACCGTTAGCCCTCTTAGCCCTCTATACGTTCGAGCGAAAAGTCCCCCCCCATGCAATCAAAGCGGGCTCGAACGAAGGACTGCGCGGGGTATTGGGCCGTGCCGAGATTCAGAAACTCTTACTCACCCTCAGCCTTGCCTCCGTGGCGATGTATGCAGTGGTGATCTACGCGCCCCTCTATCTCCGAGAGACGTTGGCGATCGGCACGACGTTGAATGGGGTGGCTCTGGCCTCGCGAGCCGTCGGAGCCGCCTTAGTCTCTGCCTTTGGGGCCAAGCGTTTGGCTAAAAAGTGGGGAAAAGCCCGAGCAACTGCCTTAGGGTTCGGTCTGATGGCAGTGACGCTGTGGACTATCCCTATCCTGAGCTTATATCGCTGGATTTTATTGGCAGCAGTATTGTTTGGGGCTGGATTCGGTTTGGTGCTTCCCAATCTGTATGACACCTTGGCCAATCTGGCGCCGGATAAACTGCGTTCGAGTGTGTTGGCAGCAGGAACGGGGGCGGGCTTTTTAGGCCAATTTCTATCCCCTATTCTGCTCGGGCCAGTTCTGGCTGTGGGCGGCTTGGAATGGACCTTCTATGCAGCGGGTGGTGTGGCGATCGCTGCCGGATTCTTATTGTTCGTTCCCGCCACATCCACTTGA
- a CDS encoding 6-carboxytetrahydropterin synthase, whose translation MDCVIYRRAQFAASHRYWLPELSEADNRARFGLAANFPGHGHNYELHVGMKGEVDEYGMVLNLSDVKQILRSRVIEPLNFSYLNQVWPEFEQTLPTTECLARSIWRRLADALPLTSVRVNEDPELWAEYRGNGMESYLTIKTHFSAAHRLARPELSLEENTDIYGLCARPHGHGHNYFLEVTVVGDMDPRTGMVVDLVALQNAIETHVVKPFDHTFLNKDIPYFAEVVPTAENIALHIRHLLSAPIRKLGVELHKVLLQESPNNSAEVYGAAPAIATSEKQLAEAVPV comes from the coding sequence ATGGATTGCGTTATCTATCGCCGCGCTCAATTTGCCGCCAGTCATCGCTATTGGCTGCCGGAGTTGTCGGAGGCAGACAACCGCGCTCGATTTGGTTTAGCTGCGAACTTTCCCGGCCACGGCCACAACTACGAACTCCATGTGGGCATGAAGGGGGAGGTGGATGAGTACGGCATGGTGCTCAACCTCTCGGATGTGAAACAGATCTTGCGATCGCGAGTCATCGAACCCCTCAATTTTTCTTATCTCAATCAAGTATGGCCGGAGTTCGAGCAAACCTTGCCGACAACGGAATGTCTGGCCCGATCCATTTGGAGGCGGTTAGCTGATGCCCTCCCCCTGACGAGCGTGCGAGTCAATGAAGATCCCGAATTGTGGGCAGAGTATCGAGGCAATGGAATGGAATCCTATCTCACCATCAAGACTCACTTTAGTGCCGCCCACCGACTGGCGCGTCCCGAACTGTCGCTCGAAGAAAATACTGACATTTACGGTCTCTGCGCCCGCCCCCACGGTCACGGCCACAATTACTTTCTAGAAGTTACGGTGGTCGGGGACATGGATCCTCGCACTGGCATGGTTGTGGATCTCGTCGCCCTGCAGAATGCCATCGAAACCCATGTCGTCAAGCCCTTCGACCATACCTTCCTCAATAAAGACATTCCCTATTTCGCCGAGGTGGTTCCCACAGCCGAAAATATTGCTCTCCACATTCGCCACCTACTCTCTGCCCCCATCCGCAAGCTAGGGGTCGAGTTGCATAAGGTTCTGCTGCAGGAAAGCCCCAATAATAGTGCTGAGGTCTATGGCGCTGCTCCGGCGATCGCCACCTCTGAGAAGCAGCTTGCCGAAGCAGTGCCAGTTTAG
- the moaA gene encoding GTP 3',8-cyclase MoaA → MKDVNYLRISLIDRCNFRCQYCMPGDEEMAWLDRDVLLTRAEIVSLVRDVFMPLGFNRFRLTGGEPLLRQDAIAIVSDLSRLDGLVDLALTTNAFILADKARALYDAGLRRINISLDSLNADTFRQITGRDLWHNVWAGIQAAYDVGFDPLKLNVVVIPGVNDREVEALAALSIDRAWHVRFIEFMPIGNSTLFSDKGWIDSADLRQRIRAKYGLESASVRGSGPADIFRIPQAKGTLGFISQMSDCFCDNCNRIRLSADGWLRPCLLNESGQIDLKASLRKGYPPDRLRERVRQLLSEKAEIHFKDRDRGTRDRYSRTMSQIGG, encoded by the coding sequence ATGAAAGACGTTAACTACCTACGCATCAGCCTGATCGATCGCTGTAATTTTCGCTGTCAGTACTGCATGCCCGGCGATGAGGAAATGGCATGGCTGGACAGGGATGTCCTACTCACCCGTGCAGAAATTGTCAGCTTGGTGCGGGATGTGTTTATGCCGTTGGGGTTCAATCGGTTTCGATTGACTGGGGGAGAACCACTGCTGCGTCAAGATGCGATCGCAATTGTCAGCGACCTCAGCCGTCTCGACGGCCTCGTCGACTTAGCCCTGACCACCAACGCCTTTATCTTGGCTGATAAAGCCCGCGCCCTCTACGATGCCGGACTGCGCCGCATCAACATCAGCCTCGACTCCCTCAACGCCGACACCTTCCGCCAGATTACCGGTCGGGACTTATGGCACAACGTCTGGGCAGGCATTCAAGCGGCTTACGATGTGGGGTTCGATCCCCTCAAGCTCAATGTAGTCGTGATCCCGGGCGTCAACGATCGGGAAGTAGAAGCGCTAGCCGCCCTCTCGATCGATCGCGCCTGGCACGTCCGCTTTATTGAATTCATGCCCATCGGTAACAGCACTCTCTTCTCTGATAAAGGCTGGATCGATTCCGCCGATTTACGCCAGCGCATCCGGGCCAAATACGGTTTGGAAAGCGCCAGCGTCCGGGGGAGCGGTCCCGCCGACATCTTTCGCATTCCCCAGGCCAAAGGTACCCTCGGCTTCATCAGCCAAATGTCTGACTGTTTCTGCGACAACTGCAATCGCATTCGCCTGTCTGCCGATGGCTGGCTGCGCCCCTGCCTGCTGAACGAGTCCGGCCAGATCGATCTCAAAGCTTCCCTGAGAAAGGGGTACCCCCCCGATCGCCTGCGCGAACGGGTACGCCAGTTGTTAAGCGAAAAAGCTGAGATTCACTTTAAAGATCGCGATCGAGGCACCCGCGATCGATACAGTCGTACGATGTCTCAGATCGGGGGGTAG
- a CDS encoding site-2 protease family protein, giving the protein MNNNIRLGNLFGIPFYVNPSWFLVLGLVTWSYGSGLAAFPSLNGLLPWLLGLLTALLLFASVLAHELGHSAVALQQGIGVKSITLFLFGGLANLEKESDTPLGAFNVAIAGPLVSLLLFILLSVILAIAPLAGPAAAIVGLLASINLALAAFNLIPGLPLDGGNVLKAAVWKLTGNPYRGIRFASRVGQLIGWTAVIFGLLSVLGLSSVGSVWTLLIGWFLLQNASQSAQSATLQEQLSGFTAADAVVADSPTISAEATLRELADELVLTGNRWRRFVATDAMGRLVGTISVSELKALPSSDWPYTQVKEIVQPIDRAAIVPSEQPLLDVVQRLEQQQRSELLVESSDGILLGLLEKTSIQQLLSRQTQVHPA; this is encoded by the coding sequence ATGAATAACAATATTCGCCTGGGAAACCTATTTGGCATCCCGTTTTACGTTAACCCCTCCTGGTTTTTGGTGCTGGGGTTAGTGACTTGGAGTTATGGTAGCGGCTTAGCTGCCTTCCCCAGTCTGAATGGTCTTTTACCCTGGCTGTTGGGTTTACTGACAGCATTGCTGCTGTTTGCTTCAGTCTTGGCTCACGAGCTGGGCCACAGCGCTGTGGCTCTGCAACAGGGCATTGGGGTGAAGTCCATTACCCTGTTCCTATTCGGTGGCTTGGCGAATTTAGAAAAAGAGTCCGATACCCCTCTGGGGGCCTTTAATGTGGCGATCGCCGGACCGCTGGTGAGCTTGCTGCTGTTTATCCTACTCTCGGTCATTTTGGCGATCGCGCCTCTCGCGGGTCCGGCCGCTGCGATCGTCGGCTTGCTAGCCAGTATTAACCTGGCTTTAGCCGCATTCAATCTGATTCCTGGCTTGCCCTTGGATGGCGGTAACGTGCTTAAAGCAGCCGTCTGGAAGCTGACGGGCAATCCCTATCGCGGCATTCGATTTGCCAGCCGCGTAGGTCAGCTGATCGGTTGGACTGCCGTGATTTTCGGCTTACTCTCCGTGCTGGGGCTGAGTTCGGTGGGCAGTGTGTGGACCCTACTGATTGGTTGGTTCCTGTTGCAGAATGCCAGCCAGTCCGCGCAGTCGGCCACGCTGCAAGAGCAGTTGTCTGGGTTTACGGCGGCAGATGCAGTGGTGGCTGACAGCCCGACGATCTCGGCTGAGGCGACGTTACGCGAGTTGGCTGACGAGCTGGTTTTGACGGGCAATCGCTGGCGTCGGTTCGTGGCGACAGATGCAATGGGTCGATTAGTCGGGACGATTTCTGTCAGCGAGCTCAAAGCTCTGCCCAGTAGCGACTGGCCCTACACGCAGGTGAAAGAGATCGTGCAGCCAATTGACCGAGCGGCAATCGTGCCCTCCGAGCAGCCTTTGCTCGACGTGGTACAGCGCTTGGAACAGCAACAGCGATCGGAACTGTTAGTGGAATCTAGCGACGGCATTTTACTGGGACTGTTGGAAAAAACATCGATCCAGCAGCTCTTATCTCGACAAACTCAAGTCCATCCTGCTTGA
- a CDS encoding alpha/beta fold hydrolase, whose protein sequence is MPAIPIQLHYRQWGSPDGDSLPVLMLHGHPGNGAAMEVFGDFLASQRWAIAPDLRGYGRSQVKDSYELETHLDDSIALLDRLNIQQCLILGWSLGGILALELAIRYPDRIRGLVLVATAARPRSNHPPISMADNVWTAIAGLLNWVFPGQKWIVETAGKRSLFRYLIQRHTPTAYRYLARAAVPAYLQTSRHAHRALSRALQNRYSCLDRLPPLQMPALVLAGSEDRHITCEASAETARALGRSQWIAYPNTAHLFPWEIPLQVQEDIGKWLQLQQELLG, encoded by the coding sequence ATGCCCGCAATCCCCATCCAACTGCACTATCGCCAGTGGGGGAGTCCCGACGGGGACTCCCTACCAGTCCTGATGCTGCACGGCCATCCCGGCAATGGTGCGGCGATGGAAGTGTTTGGGGATTTTTTGGCCTCGCAAAGGTGGGCGATCGCCCCCGACCTACGCGGCTACGGTCGCAGTCAGGTGAAAGACAGCTACGAGCTGGAAACCCATCTAGACGATTCGATCGCTCTACTCGATCGCCTCAACATCCAGCAATGCCTCATCCTGGGGTGGTCGTTGGGGGGCATTTTGGCGCTGGAACTGGCGATTCGCTATCCCGATCGCATTCGGGGGCTCGTGCTCGTCGCGACTGCGGCCCGCCCCCGCAGCAACCACCCGCCCATCTCGATGGCAGATAACGTTTGGACGGCGATCGCCGGATTGCTGAATTGGGTGTTTCCGGGGCAAAAGTGGATTGTCGAAACGGCGGGGAAGCGATCGCTATTTCGCTATCTCATCCAACGACATACCCCCACGGCCTATCGCTATTTAGCTCGCGCTGCCGTTCCCGCCTATTTACAAACCTCTCGCCACGCCCATCGCGCCCTTTCCCGCGCTCTGCAAAATCGCTACAGTTGCCTCGATCGCCTGCCTCCATTACAGATGCCTGCATTAGTCCTGGCAGGGTCGGAAGATCGCCACATTACCTGCGAGGCGAGTGCAGAAACGGCTAGAGCTTTGGGGCGATCGCAGTGGATTGCCTATCCCAACACCGCCCATCTATTTCCGTGGGAAATTCCGCTGCAGGTGCAGGAGGATATTGGGAAATGGCTGCAACTGCAGCAGGAGCTGCTCGGATAG
- a CDS encoding TldD/PmbA family protein, which yields MSPTLLQTRELPQLQYRFTPQSFDSTWAAPLSTLLGLGRAAGAAFVEFFLERTNYISCLAEEERITSISPSLSTGAGVRVFKGRADCYVSTNDLSFNGLKAALEKALSIMGLDIPSPNAFVPEVNLEPLRDYAVAKGKEAWLPACSSMQEMGDILLCGTDELQKQAKHTQSRRAVYFRDWQEVMVAASDGTFARDIRLTQSVGYSLLCADGEHRSSIGRRDGNTSDPSFLRSWDYASAAADVAESAGHMLYADYVESGTYPIVMANQFGGVIFHEACGHLLETTQIERETTPFADKKGEKIAHESLTAWDEGISAEAFGTVDMDDEGMPVQRTLLIENGILKNFISDRAGEMRTGHPRTGSGRRQGYTYAAASRMRNTYIGAGEHSVEDLFASIDRGIYCKKMGGGSVGATGEFNFGVDEAYTIENGKLGKPLKGAVLIGDASDIMNKISMCANDVDLAAGFCGSVSGSIYVTVGQPHIKVDSITVGGR from the coding sequence ATGTCGCCAACCCTGCTGCAAACTCGAGAACTGCCCCAACTGCAATATCGCTTTACTCCCCAATCCTTCGATAGCACTTGGGCCGCTCCCCTCTCCACTCTGCTCGGTCTCGGACGAGCTGCAGGTGCAGCCTTCGTCGAATTCTTCTTAGAACGCACCAACTACATTAGCTGCCTAGCTGAAGAGGAACGCATCACCAGCATTTCCCCTAGCCTCTCCACAGGGGCGGGCGTGCGCGTTTTTAAAGGTCGAGCTGATTGCTATGTCAGCACCAACGATCTTTCCTTCAACGGCCTCAAAGCTGCCCTCGAAAAAGCCCTCTCCATCATGGGTCTCGACATCCCCAGCCCCAACGCCTTCGTTCCCGAAGTCAATCTAGAGCCGCTGCGGGACTACGCTGTTGCTAAAGGGAAAGAGGCTTGGCTGCCCGCCTGCAGTTCCATGCAGGAAATGGGAGATATTCTGCTGTGCGGCACCGACGAATTGCAAAAACAAGCAAAACACACCCAATCCCGTCGAGCCGTTTACTTTCGCGATTGGCAAGAAGTCATGGTGGCCGCCAGTGACGGCACCTTTGCCCGCGATATCCGCCTGACCCAATCGGTGGGCTACAGCCTCTTGTGTGCCGACGGCGAACACCGTTCCTCCATCGGTCGCCGCGACGGCAACACGAGCGATCCCAGCTTCCTGCGCAGTTGGGATTATGCGTCTGCCGCTGCAGATGTTGCTGAATCGGCGGGCCATATGCTCTATGCCGACTACGTCGAATCGGGCACTTACCCGATCGTGATGGCCAATCAATTTGGTGGCGTCATCTTCCACGAAGCCTGCGGCCACCTGCTGGAGACCACCCAAATCGAACGGGAAACTACGCCGTTTGCCGACAAGAAGGGCGAGAAAATTGCCCACGAAAGTCTGACAGCCTGGGATGAAGGCATCTCTGCCGAAGCCTTCGGCACTGTCGATATGGACGACGAGGGGATGCCCGTACAGCGGACGTTGCTGATCGAAAACGGCATTCTCAAAAACTTCATTAGCGATCGCGCGGGCGAAATGCGCACCGGTCACCCCCGTACCGGTAGCGGTCGCCGTCAGGGCTATACCTACGCAGCCGCCAGCCGCATGCGCAACACTTATATCGGTGCGGGCGAGCATTCCGTCGAAGATCTGTTTGCCTCAATTGATCGAGGCATCTACTGCAAGAAGATGGGGGGTGGCAGTGTGGGGGCAACTGGAGAGTTTAACTTCGGCGTCGACGAAGCTTATACCATCGAGAATGGCAAGTTGGGCAAGCCCCTCAAGGGAGCTGTGCTGATTGGCGATGCCAGCGACATCATGAATAAAATTTCGATGTGTGCCAATGATGTCGATCTGGCGGCTGGGTTCTGCGGTTCCGTCAGCGGCAGTATTTACGTCACTGTCGGCCAGCCCCATATTAAGGTTGACAGCATTACGGTTGGGGGCCGCTAG
- a CDS encoding EI24 domain-containing protein — MSIPALANYQPERGPIYQFCTGLRFGWAGLCLFVRSPRLQLLGLVPIALTGGSFAALLWFGVTLVGSWLDRWLAALPQWLTAFAEVVGSSVVAIALLLVAYLLFLPLVGIVAGPFRDAIAMHTERLVRGTVTDEGLGLWATVRGLFELIGFQMSVLVALIAIGVAAPGIGTVLSVAIAIFLTALDMVDPALGLRGYLLARKLRFVGQNIALLAGFGLASFLVFSIPVLNLAILPVATTGGTLLAIAATEGDRSPSEQPVSGQKKY, encoded by the coding sequence GTGTCTATTCCCGCGCTAGCCAACTACCAGCCCGAGCGCGGCCCTATCTACCAATTTTGCACGGGCCTCAGATTTGGCTGGGCTGGATTGTGCCTGTTTGTGCGATCGCCCCGCCTGCAGTTGCTCGGCTTAGTCCCCATTGCTCTGACTGGTGGAAGCTTTGCAGCACTCTTGTGGTTCGGCGTCACTTTGGTGGGGTCCTGGCTGGATCGATGGCTAGCGGCTCTGCCCCAATGGCTGACTGCTTTCGCAGAAGTGGTGGGTAGCTCGGTGGTGGCGATCGCCCTTCTGCTCGTGGCTTACCTCTTATTTCTGCCCCTGGTCGGGATTGTGGCCGGTCCCTTTCGAGATGCCATTGCGATGCACACCGAACGGCTGGTGCGGGGGACAGTGACTGATGAAGGGCTGGGGTTGTGGGCCACCGTCAGGGGATTGTTCGAGCTGATTGGGTTTCAAATGTCGGTCTTGGTGGCCTTAATTGCGATCGGTGTGGCTGCACCGGGAATTGGGACAGTACTGTCGGTGGCGATCGCTATTTTTCTGACCGCATTAGATATGGTGGACCCCGCCTTGGGGTTGCGAGGATATCTGTTGGCGCGAAAACTGCGCTTTGTCGGCCAAAATATTGCCTTACTAGCGGGTTTCGGGCTCGCGAGCTTTCTCGTGTTTTCGATTCCAGTCTTGAATCTCGCGATTTTGCCAGTGGCTACCACTGGAGGCACGCTCTTGGCGATCGCTGCCACAGAGGGCGATCGATCGCCCTCAGAACAACCAGTATCCGGGCAGAAAAAATATTGA
- a CDS encoding PII-interacting protein PipX family protein: MLVVLQFLEALRQSYFYMHETYIHHPTFGLLYSLCSIGETQGLFTTLYAQRLFFRATIDPSPREQAIFEPISRSEARQIIEETLRDLRRTGANERFSTLQQVYRSTFM; this comes from the coding sequence ATGCTAGTTGTGCTGCAGTTCCTCGAAGCACTACGGCAAAGTTATTTTTATATGCACGAAACTTACATTCACCACCCCACATTTGGTTTGCTCTACAGTCTTTGCTCGATTGGAGAGACCCAAGGATTGTTTACGACTCTGTATGCTCAGCGTCTATTTTTCCGCGCCACAATCGATCCCAGCCCGCGCGAGCAGGCTATATTCGAGCCCATTAGCCGCTCTGAAGCGCGACAAATTATTGAGGAGACTCTGCGAGACTTGCGTCGTACAGGGGCAAATGAGAGATTCAGCACTTTGCAGCAGGTGTACCGGAGTACGTTTATGTAG
- the pyrC gene encoding dihydroorotase has product MQKLTITRPDDWHLHLRDGAALKAVLPHTVRQFARAIVMPNLKPPVRSVVDAAAYRDRIIAAIPAGKQFEPLMTLYLTDNTSPADIIAAKASQFVKAVKYYPAGATTNSDFGVTDIRKCDPVFKAMEQVDMPLLLHGEVADRDVDMFDREKVFIEKQLLPLKQRFPNLRVVLEHITTSDAVQFVLAAHNIAATITPQHLLFNRNSLFKGGIRPHFYCLPILKREEHRQALLQAAISGNPKFFLGTDSAPHSRDSKENSCGCAGCYSALHAMELYAEVFEHADALDKLEAFASFYGPDFYQLPRNTEQITLAKTTWRIPDEVPFTESGLVPLRAGQEMTWQMA; this is encoded by the coding sequence ATGCAAAAGCTCACCATAACCCGACCCGACGACTGGCATCTGCATCTACGCGACGGCGCAGCGCTGAAAGCGGTTTTACCACACACAGTGCGTCAGTTTGCCCGCGCCATCGTCATGCCGAATTTGAAGCCCCCAGTGCGCTCAGTAGTTGATGCTGCAGCCTATCGCGATCGCATCATCGCAGCAATTCCGGCTGGCAAACAGTTTGAGCCATTGATGACGCTCTACCTCACTGACAACACAAGTCCTGCAGACATTATCGCGGCCAAGGCATCCCAGTTTGTCAAAGCGGTCAAGTACTACCCAGCCGGTGCAACGACTAATTCAGACTTCGGTGTGACGGACATTCGCAAGTGCGATCCCGTCTTTAAAGCGATGGAGCAAGTAGACATGCCCTTATTGCTGCACGGGGAAGTGGCCGATCGAGATGTTGATATGTTCGATCGCGAGAAAGTCTTTATCGAGAAACAGTTGCTTCCCCTCAAGCAGCGATTTCCCAACCTACGCGTGGTGCTCGAGCACATTACCACCTCTGATGCTGTGCAGTTTGTCCTTGCTGCCCACAACATTGCTGCAACGATCACGCCACAACATCTATTGTTTAACCGCAACAGCCTATTCAAAGGTGGCATTCGCCCCCACTTTTATTGCCTGCCCATTTTGAAACGTGAGGAGCATCGCCAGGCACTTCTGCAGGCAGCAATATCTGGCAATCCTAAGTTTTTTCTTGGCACCGATAGTGCCCCCCATTCCCGCGACAGCAAAGAAAATTCCTGTGGCTGCGCGGGTTGCTATTCGGCTCTGCACGCGATGGAGTTGTACGCAGAGGTTTTTGAGCATGCTGATGCACTGGATAAACTTGAAGCTTTCGCCAGCTTCTATGGTCCAGATTTTTATCAACTCCCGCGCAATACCGAACAAATCACCTTGGCCAAAACAACCTGGCGTATTCCCGATGAAGTGCCATTTACTGAATCCGGGCTTGTGCCCTTACGGGCAGGTCAGGAGATGACGTGGCAAATGGCGTAA